One segment of Triticum aestivum cultivar Chinese Spring chromosome 2A, IWGSC CS RefSeq v2.1, whole genome shotgun sequence DNA contains the following:
- the LOC123190560 gene encoding beta-1,2-xylosyltransferease XAX1, which produces MNSTAYSRPSKLPGGAGDRRPPTRLRGFASKIEPKKLGAGLLAGCCLALLTYVSLAKLFAIYSPVFASTANTSGLLQNTPPASSSSSSVPETTDAIPAEDTTFIGRENGNAVDPVDFPEEGPASAGSQEPGVPEVLSRKEDEAEKAAEAAATSVPNPSAEGGGEGAALAKMSCDENGEDEGFPYARPSVCELSGDIRISPKQKTMYLVNPSGGGGFDENGEKRLRPYARKDDFLLPAVVEVTVKSVPSAAAAPQCTKTHRVPAVVFSVAGYTDNFFHDNTDALIPLFLTASHLKGEVQLLITNYKPWWVQKYTPVLRRLSNYDPINFDADAGVHCFAAGYLGLYRDRDLIISPHPTRNPRNYTMVDYNRFIRSAYALRRDRPSALGEAPGMRPQMLIISRGGTRKLLNLEEVAAAATELGFNVTVAEAGADVAAFAALVNAADVLLAVHGAGLTNQIFLPTQAVVVQIVPWGNMDWMATNFYGQPAREMQLRYVEYYVDEEETSLKDKYPREHLVFSDPKALHKQGWQALAETIMKQDVKVNLTRFRPFLLQAIDKLQE; this is translated from the exons ATGAACTCGACGGCGTACTCGCGGCCGTCCAAGCtgccgggcggcgccggcgacagGCGGCCGCCCACGCGCCTCCGGGGCTTCGCCTCCAAGATCGAGCCCAAGAAGCTCGGCGCCGGCCTCCTCGCCGGCTGCTGCCTCGCGCTCCTCACCTACGTCTCCCTCGCCAAGCTCTTCGCCATCTACTCACCCGTCTTCG CTAGCACGGCCAACACGTCCGGCCTGCTGCAGAACACCCcgccggcgtcgtcgtcgtcgtcgtccgtcCCGGAGACGACGGATGCCATCCCGGCCGAGGACACCACATTCATCGGCCGCGAGAACGGCAACGCCGTGGATCCCGTCGATTTCCCGGAGGAGGGCCCGGCGTCGGCCGGCTCTCAGGAGCCCGGCGTGCCGGAGGTGCTCTCGAGAAAGGAGGACGAAGCCGagaaggcggcggaggcggcggcgacctccGTGCCAAATCCAT CTGCGGAGGGCGGCGGGGAGGGTGCGGCATTAGCAAAGATGAGCTGCGACGAGAACGGGGAGGACGAGGGGTTCCCCTACGCGCGGCCGTCGGTGTGCGAGCTGTCCGGCGACATCCGGATCAGCCCCAAGCAGAAGACCATGTACCTGGTGAACccgtcgggcggcggcgggttcGACGAGAACGGCGAGAAGCGGCTCCGGCCGTACGCCCGGAAGGACGACTTCCTCCTCCCCGCCGTGGTGGAGGTGACCGTCAAGTCCGTCCCGTCCGCCGCGGCCGCGCCCCAGTGCACGAAGACGCACCGCGTCCCCGCGGTGGTGTTCTCCGTGGCCGGCTACACGGACAACTTCTTCCACGACAACACGGACGCGCTGATCCCGCTGTTCCTGACGGCGTCGCACCTCAAGGGCGAGGTGCAGCTGCTCATCACCAACTACAAGCCGTGGTGGGTGCAGAAGTACACGCCGGTGCTGCGCAGGCTCTCCAACTACGACCCCATCAACTTCGACGCGGACGCCGGCGTGCACTGCTTCGCGGCGGGGTACCTCGGCCTGTACCGCGACCGGGACCTCATCATCTCCCCCCACCCGACCCGCAACCCGCGGAACTACACCATGGTGGACTACAACCGGTTCATCCGCTCCGCGTACGCGCTCCGGCGCGACCGGCCGTCGGCGCTCGGGGAGGCGCCCGGGATGCGGCCGCAGATGCTGATCATCTCCCGCGGGGGCACGCGGAAGCTGCTGAAcctggaggaggtggcggcggcggcgacggagctggGGTTCAACGTGACGGTGGCGGAggcgggcgcggacgtggcggcgTTCGCGGCGCTGGTGAACGCCGCGGACGTGCTGCTGGCGGTGCACGGCGCCGGGCTGACGAACCAGATCTTCCTGCCGACGCAGGCGGTGGTGGTGCAGATCGTGCCGTGGGGCAACATGGACTGGATGGCGACCAACTTCTACGGGCAGCCGGCGCGGGAGATGCAGCTCCGGTACGTGGAGTACTAcgtggacgaggaggagacgagccTCAAGGACAAGTACCCGAGGGAGCACCTGGTGTTCAGCGACCCCAAGGCGCTGCACAAGCAGGGGTGGCAGGCGCTCGCCGAGACCATCATGAAGCAGGACGTGAAGGTGAACCTCACCAGGTTCCGGCCCTTCCTCCTCCAGGCCATCGACAAGCTGCAGGAGTAG